In Scomber japonicus isolate fScoJap1 chromosome 20, fScoJap1.pri, whole genome shotgun sequence, the genomic window AAGGCAACAGGTAGAGCTCAGCTGTAGACACATTGAACCCTTTCTGAGTTTTTCAAGTTCAGATATTCAGGCAGCTGATATCTGCAGATGTGTAACGAGAAAAACAAACCTGAATAGTCAGAATAGAAACAGGAAAACAGACACTTATTGTGAAAAATAGtactaaaacatttaaattcaagaTTACCTGAACCCGAACCCTGCAGTCAtatcagaggagggaggagatgagcCTGAAGTCTGTGACCATGTTCCCTCAGCAGCAGTCAGCTGATGAGGTAGATGCTCCTGGTGCAGTAgaagattatacattagattattataattatttaaatataggCTGGAAGACATTAGAAAGGTACATGACATGTATCTTCCAGACCTATTTTTAACCACACAACTAATATAATTTcatcaaaatattcaaatgatccAGTTATCTAAATATGTCCAAAAATGCTCTATGgaaatacaatttaacataACTAGAaaacttaaaggttgaatatgtagaatatttattaaaagctatatttttttaaaataacacagcCAATTTTTTGATGGGTTCGACAATGACCTTCTGatacgttctgtgtacattgtaccagccaattagcggccggaagtgcgggttgccagggttgtctgttgttccggtgcagctactgtaggctgacACTgagtgaaatggagttgtaaacaaacagagccatgttggacttactaaaaccagcgttttttgctctcaagtacaatttttcatcacaaaacttcaaaggtaagacagaatatatgttagtcgctgtaaataagtggttgtttacctttgtatgctgctggttcactgagtttttagcgcaataatagtggtactgttgaactcgccagggtcttagctttcatatgagatgctatttgtttgtgtaccatgaagtatcaaaacggtagcaatggaaatgtggagagtgggttgactttctgacgctattcggatcttgatatttgatcattaacctcttaacacacgctgttccgtctactggacgggacggatgttaggaggtagccacacgttcttctgaatgttttaaacagcaacccttaaacacatatattcatgccgtacatcgttggaaagcttagattgtcctgattcattcaagaccactcacgacttatatggtttctcacagccgtaatagtattagcgattagcttggctagcaactcagctaaagtaagctaacagctataatgctacataccttcaaagtcttccctttatccacaacgatcatcttatgactcaggattttctgtacagctcgccaagtatccattcttgtgaaatatgaaatccgtttccttctaaccgaaatactttcctcaatatgtcaacatgtatttagtccaacacgtaatgtaataacacaaataacaaaccatatactgtccgtttacgtcatttcctgacctgcgcgtccatctcagagtacacgtgactagatgtttacgaccgtgagcctctcctgcttctgacgacaccacacacaagccattcggtgtttaggattaggcagtacatgcagagacattgctgctactcccactgtcgttacaatgtaatgtacctcggtggtttcaagtcagttacagcgagggtatgttcgcttcctgttttcaaaataaaagcaccaactctatcgttatggttttcttaattataaaaggcaacgggtgttttattttgtgaaaatgaccggaagtgcgttactcgctacggctaacttgagtggctccgaattcgcaggaacaaaactttaagcagatgttgtttggacaaattagcgtcacattgtggatctaaagggctactttatcACCTAAAAaagttagacatgtggataaagtggtatatttacagagttagagctaaaataaaatccggcaccggacctggcaacccgactgctggaattactttttggttgttgcgactacgatctcgagacattagatggcgttgttctgctcattctacatattctacctttaatgtTAGCCTGAAACTATTTGGGGCATTTTGGCCACACAAGGTTAGATAGATAGgttgattaaaataaataaaaagaataaatcaaaCCACCACTTTCATGTTACAAGAAAACATTGGGTGCTAGTTAAGCTAGCTGTTATGAATTAAATAAGGTTACAGTCCTACTGATGTTAGCTCATAATGCTAAACGTTTCatctaaatataataatatgcaAGAAAATGGCTGTCAGATCATTTAATCAGattcaataaacaataacaaacctTTATACTGTGATAGTTTTCCATCTCCAGTTTTCCGTCCTTTGGCCGTTCAGTGTCTCTAAATGTTCAGAGCAGCTgctgatagaaacacacactctccctcctgGACAGCAGaggctctcctctcttcttcatttggatttaaaagtgatttatgaaaaaataaaacaccacaagtgtttaaatatcacatttatatagttGATTAAATTAATCTAATGAGGCCTGGGGGTCTTAATAGTCCTTATAACATCCTTAACGTAGCATTACCTACTGTGTAGTtaggttaccatggttacacctAGTGTGTATCTTAGTTAACATGGTTAACTGGCTGTAAAACGATTAATAAATAGTATAACTCCTGTGAAACGAATCGTATCGCTATGAGCAGAATTTATCCATCTGTCCAGTAACATCTGGACAGTCTGAAGAGCCGCATAATTAAATTATATCTTCCGCATTGAAGTTAGCGGATAGCTAACCGGAAGTTAGCTTCTCAACCAGCAGACGTACATTCATCCAGCCAGTtcaggaaagaggaaagttCCACAGACTGAAGATAATGTGAACTACAGAGATTTATATGGCAGTGATAGGCGTAATCAGTATTGTGTTAACTAGTTTGGGAAGGGCTTAAATGTAatggtttatcatttatatgtaaaaataccACACTTCAATGTGAAGAGCTGGCAAAATATAAAGTCCCACTGATCGTGTGGCTCCACCTAGTGGTTGTGGCCCTAAATAACCGCAGACCGTttatgccacgggccggccctgcttctaaaacatttaaattcaagaTTACTGATAGCCAAAGGAAAAACAATAATGGATAATCCTATCATTGTCAACAATCTAATCTAAACACTTCAaacaacaatgaactgatcctacTAACATACAAACCTGTTATATCTTCTTATCCTCTGTGCTGCTGGCCTCCATTGTTATCAGGTTTCCCATTAGAGTGAAAGAAAGTTAAGTTAGTTAACaccagtgacgtgcggtcaggggaggcaggtgaggccgtgcctcacctgttatcatggaaaaagacttaaaaatgaaaaaaattataaattgttatatttgtccagtgatttgcactataacgttattttctatctaactttaccagtttcggattatttttaattcaaaatcgctgaattttcacatgtagcctactgatcaaacactgaaaagagacgcgcagtgaggcagcagcgagacgagcctcactttacactttcttatatacagtctatgacttTACATTAGCTCACAAATTACTTTTAACTTCTTGTTTGACTTAAGTTAgttaataaacatcacacattacaatacTAAACTCATTAACTTatcattacatattatatattacttcaaattaacaaacttacagccattgCTTTCGTGAGTATGATAAAGACGATTCAGATTGACCAGCCGTCTTTCTTATTGCTGGTTGCTACGTTACTGTTACGTTATAAGCCGTTatgtagccttcaaaataaaattccatATCGAGTGTGTGTCTTATGCAAAATTTCTTACCATTAAATCAaatctaatacattcattaaatcaaGTAGGCTAATTCAAGTAccataaatcataaaaaatattctgagagcagaacaacagtgtttgtagcctttgtaaagtgccttgagctACTCTGTaatgttcatatgtttgtaaatctgattgtgatgaagtcagtgcctcaccagacatgaacctcaccgcacgtcactggtTAACACCATCAGGTAGGGGTTATAACCTCATATCAAATCTTTAAGATAGTGATATCGCATGGTGATTTGAGGTTTTCTTCAAAGACTTCCAATGTCTGTTTCTTTGCAGTGATCTGTTGAAGGTTTaatattacaattttttttgtaaattgcACATCTTTTGAATCTGTGGAAaattttttcaccattttgtcTTCGAGAGAACTGTTGCATCTCATTTCCAGTTACCATATGTATTCCAGTGTTGCAGACTTTGCCAAGTATTATAGTGCTGCCATCAGTGACCTTCGTGCTCCAGAACAGAAAATTGAAATGTATTGTCACAGTATTTTGTGTCTTTGACATTTGTGGAGGTTGTTGGTAGGTTTGCATCACATCCTGAAAAGTTGTAGGTTTTCTTGCAGGACAGAAGTCCCCATGGAGTAAGAAGTTACTGGTTAACTGGACACCACCTTCCTTTCATTCTGCCCTGGACTTCCTGAACATTGCTAGAACTGAAATTCACCCCATCTCAAAAAATTCTGAATACTGCTTGTTTCAAAGATCAGTCCATCAactgttggtgttggtgttagtGGCACTTTGTATTGAATTGTCTGGCTCTGGCTTGAATGttcttatataatttagatacTTGGCAGATCCTCGAAATTTAATCAGTACATGCAGGAAACTGGCTTTCAGAGACGCTTCGACATCCAGCAGAGAAAACCCGTATTCAATGGAATCAGATGGAGTGATTTCAAAGGCACTGCTGGGCTGAGGGCAGTCAACTGTGCTCTGTTGGAGAACTTCATCATCTCTCAGTGTGACTCGTTAAAAAAACcctaaacatatttatttcaaCCTGAATTTTTTTTGAATGGAAAGCACTGTGTAAAGCACTATGTGactgttaaaaaatagttttatgcAACTCTTACACATTTTGTTTGAGTTTTTGACACATTAtgaattcacacattaaatTCAAAATTCACTATTCAAAAGTAGTgttgcattcttcacatttactttaattaattaaaataattttgctCAGACTATTGTACagttactgtaaatgtttttttctccattcacaaaaagcataaaaactaaACTCACTCTGCTATCTAAAAGCTTTATTAAGAATATATCACACATCATGACTGATTAGGTATTTATGCATGACTTGTGATTCAGAAATTTGGTATGCAGGCTAATCATGAAGGGATACTATGAAGGGTCACAATATGAACACTATGTAAGCAAATATGCAtggtttaatttgattttcaaTCAGCAAATAACCAAACTGCACACAGTGTTCAACTCAGGACTCCACTTTATTGGTGTTTTACAGATGTACAACAGGTGTTACAGAAATGTTACGAAATTACAATCCAGCAGATGTTCAGCTCTATAAACATcagcaacattttcaaaatCTAAACACCATGTTAAAGCCAATGTTGTGACTGTAGCATCAGATCACCACAGTGAGTAAATGGACTCTTGGTCAGGCTCAGAGCAGAAGGTCCAGAACCACAACCAGATAAACAAAGACCAGCAGAGGTTTCCTGAGTGGTACATTATACTTGTGTTAGAaagattaaaacataaaactggaatCATCACTTTGTCAATCATTGTTGATATTTTGGTAATATAGATCCTTTAAATGCAttaattttttttgcttttcttcttttttatttttttttgtgtgtataaaaacaaaacagcaacaactgaatgttaaaaaacaaaagataaaactttGTCACCCCTCACCACTATCTGAGTTACTTAATGTTCAACCATGtttgaaaataaagacaaaaaacatttccctcctctttccttcctcttccccaaCTTCACATGCATTAATACACCTCTTGTAAatgaagataaagataaatgaaTAGTTATAATATTAAGCTACAGGCGCTTCATCTACTCAATGTTTCTccttattcattattatatattagtaGATAGAGACTCTGTCACAGACGAAACTTTGAGCTTAGTAAGTGAGTGGTGAGTCTGGTTATCATGAAATTTAACAAAAGcaagagaaatgtttaaattaaaaaagagacacTTGAGTTTCTGTTTAGTTGTCTTTCCAATgacaaagttttttttacaaactgaTCATATGTTTTACGCATCAAGTATTAAATCTTAAAAGTAGCCAGTGACTATAGAAGAGATCTAAATAAATGTACAGGgttaaaaagtataatatttccctctgataTGTAGTAATGTAGAAGTACAAAGATAATATGAGAAAATACAGCGCCTGAGTAAATTTACTTAGTTACACTCCACCATGGTTGTTGAGTTTAAAGACAGATCAAGACTCATTTCATCACTTTATCACTGTTCTTAGTCAACAGGGCAAAAGAACAGAGAGCCATTTCCGATGTAAATGTAGCAGCCAGGGTAAACAGGCTCTGTGAAATGAGCATGGTGGGTGTAGAGGTGACTCAGGTTGTTAGAGGAGACATTGtaaaaggacagagtgccaCCAGGCCAGTCCAGATACACTCCAACACGTTTGATGCCAGTTGAGACACGAGAGCCATCCCACCAATCATACATTTGCCCTGCAAAGAGCTTTGATTCTGCATTGACACCAAAAACCCATGATTGATCGTTTTGCCCAAGATAGACACATTTATTCCCTTTCCTGAGATTTTGTTTGTATGCAACACCTACAGCTTTATCTTCATTATAACCATCACTCCACTCAACCTCCCAGTAATGGCGCCCAGTCAGCCCCTCTTTGCACAACACCTGAGGGCAATCATCAAACCTTGCTGGGTTTTTAGGATAGTCCTGCCATGCTCCTCGTGTCACCTTCTTGTTGTCATCAGAAAGAATAAggttgttgtttactgtttttggaCTCAGTGAGAgatcacaggcatctgatggagagaacaaaacacatctgttaATTCATGTAAAATATAATAGTTCTATATTACTATTATGAATCCTTATGGATACTTACACCATATTAAAGCACTTTTGTCTGTGATCGTCTCCACAGGGGGGACGGAAGGCTTTGAAAAGTCATCAGTGACCAGAATGCCCTCATTGTAATGGTAGATGGTCACTCCTTTGTGTTTCTCATTTGCTATGGCTGTTGCAAGGAAACGGACACTGCTGCTGTTCTTGAGAGGTTTGGCAAGATCATGGAAAGCTTtggctttttctctcattttggtTAACACTTCATTTGAGAAGTACCAGGGTTCTTCATCAATACTTCTTAATTCAAGTGAACGTGAGTAGTTCTGCATCGCTTTAAGGCAGCTGTCAGCACTTTCCAGAGAGGTGAAGACAAAGCACAGAGCATCTTCTACACCTGGAGCAAGAACCTCTTCATCCAACTCTGACTGATTTGGGAcgatttttgtgtttgttccctTCATCATGTCTACACAGGACCCAATGAcattgatctctctctctttgtgatcCAGCCACTTGCTTAGTTTTTCATTACTTGATGGTGacttttctctgtcttccaAGAGTTTCTTCAGTGAGCTCTCATCTTCTTTGCCTTCACGGATGGAGATGACTGTCTTCGCCATGGCCTGCTGAAGTGCAGATGTGTAATTATTACACTGTCTTTGGAAACTTCTCAGACTTTTGCGAATCTGTGGAAAGTCCTCTGACACGCTGTCTGCCAGAGAATCATTGCATCTCATTTCAAACTGCCTAAGACCTTCTAGAGTATCTTCAGCTGTCTTCAGTATTACAGTGCTGATCTCACCCTTTGACTCAGCAGCTTTGGAATCAAAATTCTTCAATGGCATCATCCAGACCTTCAATGGAACAGcgttctctttattttctcccaGGAGCTTTGGAAGATCTACATAGGTCTTCACTGCCTCCACAAATGTTGCAGGGTTGCTTTCAAGAATGAGATCCCCGAAGAATTTGCAGGAGAATTTGTTTGTCAgggctttttcttcttcagtcaTCTTGATGTCAACTTTCCCCTGAATATCAAATTTTGGAATCTTCTTTATCACAGCTTCCATGCTGCCCTGGATCTCCTGAACACTGCTAGCATCTAACTTCTCACTGTCAAATACAAAGAAAGCATTTGCTCCATAAAGGATGCCAGTGACCACGTGTGTTGCTGAACTCTTCTCAATAACACCTTTCTGTTGCTCGTCCAGGTTTGCAAGTTTAGTCATGGACAACTGCTTGAAATTGGTGGTAGTTTTGTACTGTAAggtcactctgctctgattcTTGAATTTCTTCTTATCATTCAGGTACTTGGCAGATCCTCCAACTTCAATCAGTCCACCAAGGAAACTGGCCTTAAGAGAAGCTTCAACATCCAGCAGAGAGGACTTGGATTCAATGGAGTCAGATGCTGTAATGTGAAAGTTAGTGCTGCGCTGAGAGGTGTCAACTGTGTACTCTTGTAAACTTTTGGTATCCCACAATGTGAAACCTGTAgaataatgaaaaaacaaaaccaatctattaaaataagtaaaaagcAAAGCTTCAAGATGAACATGAACAGCAGTACATACAGCTAATCCTCCTACTCAATAAACAATTTCCAGTCTCTGAGCTGCCAAGTTCTGACAGTATATCACCACTGTAGCCACAGTTGTAGCTGTCTGTTAAATGTGCTGTGCTTAAAGCTGTGCCTGTGGATATTATTACTGCTATCAACATAGCTGTAGCTATATTGTGACTACTCTTTAAAACTCTTTATATATTAGCCTTTGCTGAGAAAACATGGCACAGAATTTCAATGCTGTCGGGCAATTCACAAAAAGATTGCACTGCTGGAAAAAATGACGAAAAGAAATAGCAAATCATTATACTGAAGCAAATCATAGTTTACCCTCTTCATTTAAATTATGTGGGATTGAGAAAGTCGTGATGTCCACTAGAGGAGGTGATGCTCTGAAGAAACTTTCTTATAGAGAAATGTTTTGGATATAAACACTCAACACCATGGCACCATGGACTTAATGATAACTTGAGCTTAAAGTGCTTTTAAA contains:
- the LOC128381833 gene encoding neoverrucotoxin subunit beta-like, producing the protein MASDQLEMAALGRPFTLGMLYDARKDALIPGFTLWDTKSLQEYTVDTSQRSTNFHITASDSIESKSSLLDVEASLKASFLGGLIEVGGSAKYLNDKKKFKNQSRVTLQYKTTTNFKQLSMTKLANLDEQQKGVIEKSSATHVVTGILYGANAFFVFDSEKLDASSVQEIQGSMEAVIKKIPKFDIQGKVDIKMTEEEKALTNKFSCKFFGDLILESNPATFVEAVKTYVDLPKLLGENKENAVPLKVWMMPLKNFDSKAAESKGEISTVILKTAEDTLEGLRQFEMRCNDSLADSVSEDFPQIRKSLRSFQRQCNNYTSALQQAMAKTVISIREGKEDESSLKKLLEDREKSPSSNEKLSKWLDHKEREINVIGSCVDMMKGTNTKIVPNQSELDEEVLAPGVEDALCFVFTSLESADSCLKAMQNYSRSLELRSIDEEPWYFSNEVLTKMREKAKAFHDLAKPLKNSSSVRFLATAIANEKHKGVTIYHYNEGILVTDDFSKPSVPPVETITDKSALIWYACDLSLSPKTVNNNLILSDDNKKVTRGAWQDYPKNPARFDDCPQVLCKEGLTGRHYWEVEWSDGYNEDKAVGVAYKQNLRKGNKCVYLGQNDQSWVFGVNAESKLFAGQMYDWWDGSRVSTGIKRVGVYLDWPGGTLSFYNVSSNNLSHLYTHHAHFTEPVYPGCYIYIGNGSLFFCPVD